A stretch of the Marivirga tractuosa DSM 4126 genome encodes the following:
- a CDS encoding DEAD/DEAH box helicase — protein sequence MEFKELNFHPTLSEGLEMMGFQKATPIQTEAIPKILEGKDLIACAQTGTGKTAAFVLPILHKIANSGETKGVNTLIIAPTRELVQQIDQQIEGFSYFTNASSIAIYGGGDGAAWEQQKKAIRAGVDILVATPGRLIALLNSNETQLDNVQHLILDEADRMLDMGFHDDIMRIVKQLPQKRQTLLFSATMPPKIKKLAGAILNNPEEISLSISKPAAGISQKAFLTYDGHKTQLLKFILGSGIYETAIVFAGKKDKVKSLERDLKDIGMSVKAFSSDLDQKEREIIMRDFRAKKVQVLIGTDIISRGIDVENISLVVNYDVPGDPEDYVHRIGRTARAATKGEAITFINEMDMEKFNRIEALIEKSIMKTNSLPNQIGQGPEYEENARKRKPSGFKKKKPFRKKNR from the coding sequence TTGGAATTTAAAGAATTAAACTTTCATCCTACGCTAAGCGAAGGCTTGGAAATGATGGGCTTCCAAAAAGCTACCCCCATTCAAACAGAAGCGATCCCTAAAATATTAGAAGGTAAAGACTTAATCGCCTGTGCACAAACGGGAACAGGAAAAACGGCTGCATTTGTGCTACCTATTTTACATAAAATAGCTAATAGTGGTGAAACGAAAGGGGTTAACACCTTGATAATCGCCCCCACACGTGAACTTGTTCAGCAGATAGATCAACAAATTGAAGGTTTTTCATACTTCACCAATGCTAGTAGCATCGCCATTTATGGTGGTGGTGACGGTGCAGCATGGGAACAACAGAAAAAAGCGATTAGAGCTGGAGTAGATATATTAGTGGCTACACCTGGAAGGCTTATTGCACTTCTAAATTCTAATGAAACGCAATTGGATAATGTCCAACATCTTATTTTAGATGAAGCCGATAGAATGCTTGATATGGGCTTTCATGATGACATCATGAGGATTGTAAAGCAACTACCGCAGAAAAGACAAACGCTCTTATTTTCGGCTACCATGCCACCGAAGATTAAAAAATTAGCTGGAGCTATATTAAATAATCCTGAAGAAATCAGTTTGTCCATTTCCAAACCAGCTGCTGGAATTTCTCAAAAGGCATTTTTAACTTATGATGGCCATAAAACACAGCTTTTAAAATTCATTTTAGGATCAGGTATCTATGAAACGGCTATTGTTTTTGCTGGCAAAAAAGATAAAGTGAAATCTTTAGAAAGAGACTTGAAAGATATCGGCATGTCTGTAAAAGCTTTTTCCAGTGATTTAGATCAGAAGGAAAGAGAAATCATTATGCGTGATTTTAGAGCTAAAAAGGTTCAGGTTTTAATTGGTACTGATATTATTTCACGAGGTATCGATGTAGAAAATATAAGTCTAGTGGTTAATTATGACGTTCCGGGTGATCCAGAAGATTATGTCCATAGGATTGGTAGAACTGCCCGTGCAGCAACAAAAGGGGAAGCCATCACCTTTATCAATGAAATGGATATGGAGAAATTTAATCGTATTGAGGCATTAATCGAGAAGTCAATTATGAAAACAAATAGTTTGCCAAATCAAATTGGACAAGGGCCTGAATATGAAGAAAATGCCCGTAAAAGAAAGCCTTCGGGTTTTAAAAAGAAGAAGCCTTTCAGAAAAAAGAATAGATAA
- a CDS encoding TldD/PmbA family protein has translation MAILSKEEAKQILEKVMSFSTADSLEAGLSGSGRGNIRYARNTVTTSGFNDDISLGVTANFGKKSASSTINEFDDESLRKVVKRAEELAKLAPENPEFMEPLGPQEYKESKTFFKSTADISPEFRAEIAKNSIEPAKAKEVTAAGYLEDSSGFSSIMNSKGLFAYSQSSELEFTVTMRTNDGTGSGWVTRDFNDVNLFNGAEASAVALEKAIMSREAKAIEPGKYTVIMEPAASVQLLGNMLFNMGARQADEGRSFLSKKGGGTKIGEKLVDERVNIYSDPFNELVPANGWSGDGLPRKRTSWIENGVVKNMSYSRYWAQKQGVEPVPGPANGIMVGGDATTEDLIKSTKRGILVTRLWYIRTVDPQTLLYTGLTRDGTFYIENGKIKHPIKNMRFNESPIIMLNNLEELGQQQRINGNLVPVMKIRDFTFTSLSDAV, from the coding sequence ATGGCAATATTATCTAAAGAAGAAGCAAAGCAAATATTGGAAAAAGTGATGAGCTTTTCTACTGCTGATAGCCTGGAAGCGGGTCTTTCGGGTAGTGGAAGAGGCAATATCCGATATGCTAGAAATACAGTAACCACCAGTGGTTTTAATGATGACATCAGTTTGGGTGTGACGGCTAATTTCGGAAAAAAATCAGCTTCATCTACCATTAACGAGTTTGACGATGAGTCATTAAGAAAAGTGGTGAAAAGGGCAGAAGAACTAGCAAAACTAGCACCTGAGAACCCTGAATTTATGGAGCCCTTAGGGCCGCAAGAATACAAAGAGTCAAAAACGTTTTTTAAAAGTACGGCAGATATAAGTCCAGAATTTAGAGCTGAAATTGCTAAAAATAGCATTGAGCCTGCGAAAGCAAAAGAAGTTACGGCTGCTGGATATTTAGAAGATTCATCTGGGTTTTCGAGTATTATGAATTCAAAAGGCTTATTCGCCTATTCACAATCATCTGAGTTGGAATTCACCGTGACAATGCGAACCAATGATGGTACTGGTTCAGGGTGGGTTACAAGAGATTTCAATGATGTGAATCTTTTCAATGGAGCTGAGGCGTCTGCTGTAGCTTTGGAAAAAGCAATCATGAGTAGAGAGGCAAAGGCAATTGAACCTGGTAAGTATACAGTTATTATGGAACCTGCAGCATCTGTTCAGCTTTTAGGAAATATGTTGTTCAACATGGGCGCAAGGCAAGCTGATGAGGGTAGAAGTTTTCTTTCCAAAAAAGGTGGTGGAACTAAAATTGGTGAAAAACTAGTCGATGAAAGAGTCAACATTTATTCTGATCCATTTAATGAGTTAGTTCCAGCTAATGGATGGTCTGGTGATGGATTACCTAGAAAACGAACAAGCTGGATTGAAAATGGTGTTGTAAAAAATATGTCCTACAGCAGGTATTGGGCACAAAAACAAGGTGTTGAGCCTGTTCCCGGGCCTGCAAACGGAATTATGGTTGGGGGAGATGCCACTACTGAAGACTTGATTAAAAGTACCAAAAGAGGAATTCTTGTCACTCGCTTATGGTATATTAGGACTGTTGATCCTCAAACTTTGCTTTATACTGGCTTAACAAGGGACGGAACATTTTACATCGAAAATGGTAAAATAAAACATCCAATCAAAAATATGCGTTTTAATGAAAGCCCAATAATTATGCTGAATAATTTGGAGGAATTAGGACAGCAACAAAGAATTAATGGGAATTTAGTGCCTGTGATGAAAATTCGGGACTTTACGTTTACGAGTTTATCAGATGCAGTATAA
- a CDS encoding PAS domain S-box protein has product MKKNQSKRNGKYLLFSLGIGLVTALTFTITILIGFQYYQKQKTQQLQTALNLATENTRKILTNSNLAAFSIGLTIDPLEDTIKNFDYVAKEIMDRHPYLYGVQILKGGEIQYVYPYEEHKDVLGYNILENPETKLEAEKAIKDKKIYYAGPLELKQGGLGIVGRLPIFQESEFWGFSAVLIKIEDFLKASGIAKNDYTNITFEFSKINPNTNKVEYFTDNKKSESLSLSYIFEESAWKITAVYSQEVTIYFLLALVIMLTIASSVGSGLYTYQILKKPEKLEMLLSVKTKEIEENNEYLESMVQAIPDLIFIYDKEGRYLDFHAYEQSLLYYKPKEFIGKSIFDLFDKSFASDVHEVILKAIKRNEVVDHSYSLDFKDGKKYFESRYVAINKEKVLAVVREITDKVLSEQKLEKSEEKYRNLVAQASDAIFLADEKGNLLELNQKGLELTGISADQVYSFNLNSIIKLEDANGLSLIELIHQEGKALEEATLFSGDNKKTSVEISCNSTYQGQIQGIIRDITVRNNYIKSIQNQNAKLKEIAWIQSHEVRAPLARLLGLLDYFEKYDNFDVNDKIKIIRSIRDSALELDVIIRDVVSRTERTENT; this is encoded by the coding sequence ATGAAAAAAAATCAATCAAAGCGAAATGGTAAATATTTATTGTTTTCACTAGGGATAGGTTTAGTAACTGCACTAACCTTCACTATAACCATTTTGATTGGTTTTCAATATTATCAAAAACAAAAAACTCAGCAATTACAGACAGCCTTAAATCTTGCTACTGAAAATACACGCAAGATATTGACAAACAGTAATTTAGCAGCATTTTCGATTGGTCTAACAATAGATCCTTTAGAAGACACTATCAAAAATTTTGACTACGTTGCCAAAGAAATTATGGATAGACATCCGTATTTATATGGGGTTCAGATTTTAAAGGGTGGTGAAATTCAATATGTATATCCTTATGAAGAACATAAGGATGTATTAGGTTATAACATTCTTGAAAACCCTGAAACTAAACTTGAAGCAGAAAAGGCGATTAAAGATAAAAAGATTTATTATGCAGGACCTCTTGAATTAAAACAAGGAGGACTTGGAATAGTAGGTCGATTACCAATTTTTCAGGAAAGTGAATTCTGGGGTTTTTCCGCAGTCCTTATTAAAATTGAAGATTTTTTGAAGGCCTCTGGAATAGCAAAGAATGACTACACAAATATTACATTTGAATTCTCAAAAATCAACCCAAATACAAATAAAGTCGAATATTTTACCGATAATAAAAAGTCGGAAAGTCTTTCATTAAGCTATATATTTGAAGAATCTGCTTGGAAAATAACTGCTGTTTATAGTCAAGAAGTCACAATCTATTTCCTGCTTGCATTAGTAATCATGCTTACTATCGCATCCTCTGTGGGTAGTGGTCTATACACTTATCAAATTTTGAAAAAACCTGAAAAATTAGAGATGCTGCTTTCAGTAAAGACTAAGGAAATAGAGGAAAATAATGAATATTTGGAATCAATGGTTCAAGCGATACCTGACTTAATTTTTATTTATGACAAGGAAGGACGTTATCTTGATTTTCATGCTTATGAGCAATCTCTATTATACTACAAACCAAAAGAATTTATCGGAAAATCAATTTTCGATTTATTTGATAAATCCTTTGCAAGTGATGTTCATGAAGTAATACTTAAAGCAATAAAGCGTAACGAGGTGGTAGACCATTCTTATAGCTTAGACTTTAAGGATGGAAAGAAATATTTTGAATCGCGATATGTAGCCATCAACAAAGAAAAGGTTTTGGCTGTAGTACGTGAGATTACCGACAAAGTATTATCTGAACAAAAGTTAGAAAAGAGCGAAGAAAAATATCGAAATTTAGTAGCACAAGCTTCTGATGCTATTTTCTTAGCTGATGAAAAGGGTAATCTTCTGGAATTGAATCAAAAGGGGCTAGAATTGACTGGGATTTCGGCTGATCAAGTATATTCATTTAATTTAAATTCCATTATAAAGTTAGAGGATGCCAATGGACTATCATTAATAGAGCTTATTCACCAAGAGGGAAAAGCGTTAGAAGAAGCAACCCTCTTTTCTGGTGATAATAAAAAAACCTCTGTTGAAATTAGTTGTAACAGCACTTACCAAGGACAAATTCAAGGTATAATTCGAGATATAACGGTTAGAAATAACTATATAAAGTCAATTCAAAATCAAAATGCTAAACTTAAAGAAATTGCTTGGATTCAAAGTCATGAAGTAAGAGCTCCATTAGCTAGGCTTTTGGGATTGTTGGATTACTTCGAGAAATATGACAACTTTGATGTAAATGATAAAATTAAAATTATTCGATCTATTAGAGATAGTGCCCTGGAATTAGATGTAATTATCCGAGATGTTGTAAGTAGAACAGAAAGAACAGAGAATACCTAA
- a CDS encoding caspase family protein codes for MKSKFQILILIMALMSHWGLAQTFSGRSNSVAVDYSIEKRSASSEVEPATAEQTVREALGAPSDPVYHALIIGVSNYEFAGAKLPNLDKPNKDAAELYTVLTTKYNFKPENVTLMKDPTRANLIDTFHGLADKVSDRDNLLIFYAGHGYYDQPKDFGYWLPSDARAESTANWIPNSTIKDYIGAIPSKHTLLITDACFGGSIFKTRAVSGMSQMKVNELYKDRSRKAITSGSLTEVPDESFFVYMLIKTLDENEFPYLPASTVFSRIYEPVMNNAPSVPQFGVIQGAGDEGGDFIFIKKK; via the coding sequence ATGAAAAGTAAATTTCAAATATTAATTCTCATCATGGCTTTAATGAGCCATTGGGGGTTAGCCCAAACTTTTTCGGGTAGAAGTAACAGTGTGGCGGTGGATTATTCCATTGAAAAACGGTCGGCTAGTTCTGAAGTAGAGCCAGCAACAGCAGAGCAAACAGTGAGAGAAGCCCTAGGTGCCCCTTCTGATCCTGTTTATCATGCCTTGATAATTGGCGTTTCTAATTACGAGTTTGCCGGTGCTAAACTGCCTAATCTTGACAAACCCAATAAGGATGCAGCTGAATTATACACTGTATTAACTACTAAATATAATTTTAAGCCTGAAAATGTCACCTTAATGAAAGATCCAACAAGGGCAAACCTTATAGATACTTTTCATGGGTTAGCGGATAAAGTATCTGATAGAGATAATTTATTGATATTTTATGCAGGCCATGGTTATTATGATCAACCAAAAGACTTTGGTTATTGGTTGCCATCTGATGCCAGAGCAGAAAGTACGGCAAATTGGATTCCAAATAGTACTATCAAGGATTATATAGGTGCCATACCTTCTAAACATACTTTATTAATAACAGATGCATGCTTCGGTGGGAGTATTTTTAAAACCAGAGCCGTTTCAGGTATGAGCCAAATGAAAGTAAATGAGCTTTATAAAGACCGAAGTAGAAAAGCTATTACAAGTGGGAGTTTGACTGAAGTACCGGATGAAAGCTTTTTTGTTTATATGTTAATTAAGACATTAGATGAAAATGAATTTCCTTATTTACCTGCTTCAACTGTTTTTTCACGAATATATGAACCTGTTATGAATAACGCCCCTTCTGTTCCTCAGTTTGGGGTCATTCAAGGTGCTGGAGATGAAGGTGGAGATTTCATTTTTATTAAGAAGAAATAA
- the dinB gene encoding DNA polymerase IV, protein MEKERERKIIHVDMDAFYASVEQMDFPDLKDKPVAVGGNRQRGVVAAASYEARKYGIHSAMPSKLAASKCKDLVFVKPRFDRYRELSHLIREIFYRYTDLVEPLSLDEAYLDVTENKMGISTATDIAIEIKKAIKSEIGLTASAGVSINKFLAKIASDYRKPDGIFIIKPHQVLSFIEQLPIEKFFGVGKKTAEKMHRLNIKTGADLQAKSLKELVKHFGKQGRYFYSVSRGEDYRKVNPNRIRKSVGAENTFSISLKTKSAILEALQPIAEKCWKRYKQSDANAHTITLKVKFDDFKQITRSKSFEEAIYSAAIFDQGLESLMDSFELYQSVRLVGCSLSNFEIEEKIAENGQLTLRF, encoded by the coding sequence TTGGAAAAAGAAAGAGAACGCAAAATTATTCATGTGGACATGGATGCCTTCTATGCATCCGTTGAGCAAATGGATTTTCCTGATCTCAAGGACAAACCTGTTGCTGTAGGGGGTAATCGTCAAAGAGGTGTTGTGGCAGCTGCCAGTTATGAGGCTAGGAAATATGGAATCCATTCTGCAATGCCTTCAAAACTAGCTGCTTCGAAGTGCAAAGATCTCGTTTTTGTAAAACCTCGATTTGATAGATATAGAGAATTGAGCCACCTAATACGCGAAATTTTCTATAGATACACTGACTTAGTCGAACCTTTATCTTTAGATGAGGCGTATTTAGATGTGACCGAAAATAAAATGGGGATATCAACAGCAACTGATATAGCTATTGAAATCAAAAAAGCCATTAAGAGTGAAATAGGACTAACGGCTTCTGCAGGCGTATCCATCAATAAATTTTTAGCTAAGATTGCTTCAGATTATCGCAAACCTGATGGTATATTCATTATAAAACCTCATCAAGTACTAAGCTTTATTGAACAGTTACCCATTGAAAAATTCTTTGGGGTTGGAAAAAAGACAGCTGAGAAAATGCATCGACTCAATATCAAGACTGGTGCTGATTTACAAGCCAAATCGTTAAAGGAACTTGTGAAGCATTTTGGCAAACAAGGACGCTATTTTTATTCAGTGAGCCGAGGTGAAGATTACCGAAAAGTGAACCCGAACAGAATCCGGAAATCAGTTGGTGCTGAAAATACCTTTTCAATTAGTTTAAAAACAAAATCCGCCATTTTGGAAGCCTTACAACCGATAGCGGAGAAATGTTGGAAAAGATATAAGCAAAGTGACGCCAATGCACACACTATTACCTTAAAAGTAAAATTTGACGATTTTAAACAAATAACTAGAAGCAAGTCATTTGAAGAAGCAATCTATTCGGCAGCTATATTTGACCAAGGCTTAGAAAGCCTTATGGATTCATTTGAATTATATCAATCAGTCCGTTTAGTTGGATGTTCACTCTCCAATTTCGAAATTGAAGAGAAGATTGCCGAAAACGGACAACTGACATTGAGGTTTTAA
- a CDS encoding ROK family protein: MENQNALWGIDLGGTKIEGVILKSKENPEVLLRKRIDTEADQGYEHITQRIKLLVSQMAEEIGFQPKSIGIGTPGSTDPESGLLKNSNSTNLNHKPLHQDLKKLLNIPVFMANDANCFAVAETQMGVVKEQFPKAEVVFGVIMGSGVGGGLVINGKVWNGKHGIAGEWGHIFLDEDGEDCYCGKRGCVETILAGKALERYYKRISGEDKKLKDIIADKNVDDFAQKTYDRLIHYFGKGLSVIVNVLDPDVIIIGGGVGNIPHLYDEGVESVKQFTFNPDMKTPIVKPKLGDSAGVFGAAFLTA, from the coding sequence ATGGAAAATCAAAATGCATTATGGGGTATTGATTTGGGCGGTACCAAAATTGAAGGGGTAATCTTAAAATCAAAAGAAAATCCTGAAGTTCTATTAAGAAAAAGAATTGATACTGAGGCTGATCAAGGATATGAGCACATAACTCAGCGAATTAAATTATTGGTGAGCCAAATGGCTGAAGAAATAGGTTTTCAGCCAAAATCAATCGGGATTGGTACTCCTGGTTCGACCGATCCAGAAAGCGGATTGCTAAAAAATAGTAATTCAACTAATTTGAATCATAAACCGCTACATCAAGACCTCAAGAAACTATTGAATATTCCTGTTTTCATGGCAAATGATGCGAATTGTTTTGCAGTGGCTGAAACACAAATGGGAGTAGTTAAAGAACAATTCCCTAAAGCAGAAGTAGTTTTCGGAGTCATTATGGGTTCAGGTGTTGGTGGTGGACTGGTCATTAATGGGAAAGTTTGGAATGGTAAACATGGAATTGCAGGGGAGTGGGGCCATATTTTCTTGGATGAAGATGGAGAAGATTGCTATTGCGGAAAACGTGGTTGTGTAGAAACCATTCTAGCCGGAAAAGCTTTAGAACGGTATTATAAAAGAATTTCCGGTGAGGATAAAAAACTAAAAGACATTATAGCAGATAAAAACGTTGATGATTTTGCCCAAAAAACTTATGACCGATTAATTCATTATTTTGGTAAAGGCTTATCCGTAATAGTAAATGTTCTTGACCCTGATGTGATAATAATAGGAGGTGGTGTTGGAAATATTCCTCATTTATATGATGAAGGAGTAGAGTCGGTAAAACAATTTACTTTTAATCCTGATATGAAAACACCAATAGTTAAACCAAAGCTTGGAGATAGTGCCGGAGTTTTTGGAGCTGCATTTTTAACCGCTTAA
- a CDS encoding DEAD/DEAH box helicase, whose amino-acid sequence MTFKELGISDKLIKGLSELNIQNPTKIQELVIGHLMQNTGDLVAQAQTGTGKTAAFGLPILERINPKDDKIQAVILSPTRELAQQIKHQLFKFTKYSDKVFMEVVFGGEKIEKQIQNLKRPTQILVATPGRLNDLIRRKAVDIRDAKLMVLDEADEMLSMGFKKDLEFILNTMKHKKDIWLFSATIPTDIKYIIKQYLEPNAKQIKASGNELVNEKIMHQYVPCDTDEKMMVLDYFLKTQKKERGIIFCNTKNSARALHEQLNARKISTGILEGDMHQKDRDKEMRAFKNKKLDLLIATDVAARGIDVANLAFVVHYEIPKQVDYYVHRSGRTARAGKTGISMALCTKNEVTQIKKIQQELGIKIKPVPFG is encoded by the coding sequence ATGACATTTAAAGAATTAGGAATTTCCGATAAACTTATCAAAGGTCTATCAGAATTAAATATACAAAACCCGACTAAGATCCAAGAATTGGTGATTGGTCATTTAATGCAAAATACTGGAGATTTGGTAGCGCAAGCGCAAACCGGTACCGGCAAAACGGCTGCATTTGGATTACCCATTTTAGAACGCATTAATCCCAAAGACGATAAGATTCAAGCTGTAATTTTATCTCCTACAAGAGAATTAGCCCAGCAAATTAAACACCAACTATTTAAGTTTACCAAATACTCCGATAAAGTATTCATGGAAGTGGTTTTTGGTGGAGAGAAAATCGAAAAGCAAATTCAAAACTTGAAAAGGCCAACTCAAATTTTGGTAGCTACTCCAGGAAGGCTAAATGATTTGATAAGAAGAAAAGCAGTTGATATCAGAGACGCTAAATTGATGGTGTTGGATGAAGCAGACGAGATGCTAAGCATGGGTTTCAAGAAGGATTTGGAATTCATTTTGAACACCATGAAGCATAAAAAGGATATTTGGCTTTTTTCAGCAACAATCCCTACGGATATCAAATACATCATTAAGCAATATTTAGAGCCAAATGCTAAACAAATCAAAGCATCGGGTAATGAATTGGTAAATGAGAAGATTATGCATCAGTATGTTCCATGTGATACTGATGAGAAAATGATGGTGTTGGATTACTTTCTAAAAACGCAAAAAAAGGAGAGAGGCATTATTTTCTGTAATACCAAAAACTCCGCAAGAGCACTTCATGAGCAGCTTAATGCTAGGAAAATTTCAACTGGAATTTTGGAAGGCGATATGCACCAAAAGGATAGAGATAAAGAAATGAGAGCTTTCAAAAACAAAAAGCTTGATTTATTAATAGCAACAGATGTTGCTGCCAGAGGGATAGATGTAGCAAATTTAGCATTTGTAGTGCATTATGAAATCCCTAAACAAGTGGATTATTATGTCCATAGAAGCGGACGAACAGCAAGAGCTGGAAAAACGGGAATTAGTATGGCTTTGTGTACTAAAAATGAAGTGACTCAAATTAAAAAAATCCAACAAGAATTGGGAATTAAGATCAAGCCAGTTCCTTTTGGTTAA
- a CDS encoding TldD/PmbA family protein has protein sequence MKRREFLQLTGMGIGGALLTVPLIGNAVDMDRLLENPLDVLEKKRLADIGLNSAKANGATYADVRIGRYLNQYIFTREDKLQNAVNTESFGVGIRVIANGTWGFASTLDVSEAGIQKAAEKATAIAKANGKIQTEPVQLAPVQSYGEVSWKTPLEKNAVAVPLKEKVDLLLSANAEAINNGANYVNSALFMINEQKYFASTEGSYIDQDVHRIWPNFNVTAIDPDSGKYKSRQALSSPMGMGFEYMDPRPSSKKEGPGGTMHYYDRYDMIEDAGLAGKQTKEMLKADSIKAGKYDLVLDPNHLGLTIHESIGHATELDRVLGYEANYAGTSFATLDKWKSKDFKYGSDIVNVFADKTQEGSLGAVGYDDEGVKTKRWDLIKDGVLVNYQAIRDQAHIINEDESHGCCYSQSWNDVQFQRMPNVSLEPGKEEYSPDDMIKDVEKGIYIVGRGSYSIDQQRYNFQFGGTLFFEIENGKIKGPVNDVAYQSNTQEFWNSCSKICDKRDYKTFGSFFDGKGQPSQISSVSHGSATTRFDGVNVINTARNI, from the coding sequence ATGAAGAGAAGAGAGTTTTTACAACTGACCGGAATGGGAATAGGAGGCGCTTTATTGACAGTTCCTTTAATTGGGAATGCTGTTGATATGGACAGACTTTTAGAAAACCCATTAGATGTTTTAGAGAAAAAAAGGCTGGCCGATATAGGCTTAAATTCAGCTAAGGCGAATGGCGCTACCTATGCCGATGTTCGTATCGGAAGATATTTGAATCAATATATTTTCACAAGAGAAGATAAACTGCAAAATGCAGTTAATACAGAATCTTTTGGTGTGGGAATAAGGGTAATAGCAAACGGGACTTGGGGCTTTGCTTCAACTTTAGATGTTAGTGAAGCAGGTATTCAAAAAGCAGCTGAAAAGGCCACTGCCATTGCAAAAGCTAACGGGAAAATTCAAACTGAACCTGTTCAATTAGCACCAGTCCAATCGTACGGAGAGGTTAGCTGGAAAACACCACTTGAAAAGAATGCAGTAGCAGTCCCTTTGAAAGAAAAAGTGGATCTGTTGTTATCGGCTAACGCAGAAGCCATTAATAACGGTGCTAATTATGTGAATAGTGCGCTATTCATGATTAATGAGCAAAAATATTTTGCTAGCACAGAAGGTTCTTATATCGATCAAGATGTACATAGAATCTGGCCAAACTTTAATGTTACTGCTATTGATCCTGACAGCGGAAAATATAAATCAAGACAAGCTTTAAGTTCTCCAATGGGAATGGGCTTTGAGTATATGGATCCTAGACCATCCAGCAAAAAGGAAGGCCCAGGTGGTACGATGCATTATTATGATAGATATGATATGATCGAAGATGCAGGATTAGCAGGTAAACAAACTAAAGAAATGCTAAAAGCAGATTCTATTAAAGCCGGTAAGTATGATCTAGTATTAGATCCAAATCATCTAGGCTTAACAATTCACGAAAGTATTGGGCATGCCACTGAATTAGATCGTGTTTTAGGTTATGAAGCAAATTATGCTGGAACCAGTTTTGCTACTTTGGATAAGTGGAAAAGTAAAGATTTCAAATACGGTAGTGATATCGTTAATGTTTTTGCTGATAAAACGCAAGAAGGTTCTTTAGGCGCAGTTGGGTATGATGATGAAGGAGTAAAAACCAAAAGATGGGATTTGATTAAAGATGGAGTCTTGGTGAACTACCAGGCGATTAGAGATCAAGCACATATCATTAATGAAGATGAGTCTCACGGATGTTGTTATTCACAAAGCTGGAATGATGTTCAATTCCAAAGAATGCCAAATGTATCATTAGAGCCTGGTAAAGAAGAATATAGTCCAGATGATATGATCAAGGATGTTGAGAAAGGAATTTACATAGTAGGTCGTGGTTCATATTCAATTGATCAGCAGCGCTATAATTTCCAATTTGGAGGAACTTTATTTTTTGAAATTGAGAATGGAAAAATTAAAGGCCCGGTAAATGATGTGGCGTATCAATCTAATACGCAAGAGTTTTGGAATTCATGTTCTAAGATTTGTGATAAGCGTGATTATAAAACCTTTGGGTCTTTCTTTGATGGAAAAGGACAGCCTTCACAAATCAGTTCAGTTTCTCATGGCAGTGCCACCACCCGTTTTGATGGGGTGAATGTTATTAATACTGCAAGAAATATTTAA